From the genome of Labrus bergylta chromosome 4, fLabBer1.1, whole genome shotgun sequence, one region includes:
- the gigyf2 gene encoding GRB10-interacting GYF protein 2 isoform X4 — translation MAETQTLNFGPEWLRALSGGGGSSSGGGGGAGGGGGGSSSCAIASPPLSPALPKYKLADYRYGREEMLALYVKDNKIPIDLHDKEFLPILQEEPLPPLALVSFTEEEQRNFSMSVNSAAVLRLTGRGGGPIVGAPRGRSTSRGRGRGRGDGGFYQRSFDDVEGFGRGGREMHRSQSWEERGDRRFEKPGRKDPEAAPGHFPINHIVRSNYEDVVTGLPRKHDFIRSESENWRSIRDAQNDVPRSAGWREIAEQRRRFPFDAREEERGYRRPRSGSGSLEDERDSLPEWCLEDADEEAGTFDSSGAFLSLKKASKEPIMEEAELDFKPLEECEEGLEEEEDLLPKETKEMETEAERKELLRVSEEASAVTAPVAPQVSATQASSQSLSTSQPSRTEESERPAERQPPLERPPEPCKVPLHIPMSNSILESLPMTLISTTRTEVSAPSPTVQLPQPKPMEVPVQMNNPLPFPSSILAPIGRPTAVPHDTDEDEGLKHFEQEAEKMVAYLQDGVVDDDRLAVKTSEKPKSACLPLTHEAALKWFYKDPQGEIQGPFSNQEMAEWFQAGYFTMSLLVKRGCDEVFQALGEIMKIWGRVPFTPGPAPPPLQGDGDQERQKRQQELTALNLYQLQQLQYQYLLRQQYAQALAQQKAAALNSAPLQQQQQHQQQINLLLQQYQALKIRASESLLPPVTRSLSVPDSGSVWEMQKPSSQASCTPNLQQSAQSTWDGSSVWDLPIDSMAQAPTIEQMQQLEKSKASKLELERREAEMRAKREEEERKRLEEALRARQEEERKRLEEEELARQKQEEALRRQRELEEAQRRQKEEEERLAQEEALCRLEERRREEEERQKREEFLHKQEEERRKQEELEALRRREEEKRAEEEAVAAAAAAALAQQQEEEQKRREQEAQRQQELQRQRQQQQEALRRLQQQQQQQQLAQMKLPSSSKWGQQSANAINHNQNALSLAEIQKLEEERERQAQEEQRRQQQELLKLQQQQALLQAQQPQSKLSGWGGAAKQPVITKSLLEIQREEAQLMKQRKDHQQQQQQQQQQQPQQHTIAPQQTRSQTRTTSLSNSVWGSVNPSTCTNWGSDSSSIWGDTHNSNMGFWDEAVKEAVQPPPPPKKGSTQKNNKGNANLSNSVSGRVNKKVEEEEKLLKLFQGVSKSQQDTFMQWCEQTLHTLNTANNLDVPTFASFLKEVDSPYEVHDYVRAYLGDTPEAKDFAKQFLERRAKQNANQQKPAPQNQQQAFKQQQDSVWGGTGSSSLYQSNHTSGQQQQRFETVTSGKKKKKQKMVRADPSLLGFSVNASSERLNMGEIETLEDA, via the exons ATGGCCGAAACCCAAACTCTTAACTTTGGACCAGAATG GCTCCGTGCCCTGTCTGGAGGTGGCGGCAGcagtagtggtggtggtggtggtgctggtggtggtggtggtggaagcagcagctgcGCCATTGCCTCTCCACCCCTTTCACCTGCATTGCCAAAGTATAAACTTGCAGACTATCGCTACGGGAGAGAAGAAATGTTAGCACTTTATGTAAAGGATAACAAG ATCCCTATAGACCTACACGATAAGGAGTTCCTGCCAATATTGCAAGAGGAGCCCTTGCCACCTCTGGCACTCGTCTCTTTTACAGAGGAGGAACAG AGAAATTTTTCCATGTCTGTAAACAGTGCAGCTGTACTTCGGTTGACAGGGCGAGGAGGCGGTCCGATAGTAGGGGCACCAAGAGGCCGAAGTACTTCAAGGGGTCGAG gcagaggaagaggagatggagggTTTTACCAAAGAAGTTTTGATGACGTGGAAGGTTTTGGTcgtggagggagggagatgcATCGCTCCCAGAGCTGGGAAGAGAG GGGAGACAGACGGTTTGAAAAGCCAGGTCGAAAAGACCCAG AAGCTGCTCCAGGACATTTTCCGATTAATCATA TCGTCCGAAGCAACTATGAGGATGTTGTGACAGGCCTGCCAAGGAAGCACGACTTCATACGTTCAGAGAGTGAAAACTGGCGTTCTATTCGCGACGCTCAAAATG ACGTGCCTCGGTCAGCAGGGTGGCGGGAAATCGCAGAACAGCGTCGCCGTTTCCCATTTGATGCAAGAGAAGAGGAGCGGGGCTACAGGAGGCCACGGTCAGGCAGCGGCAGCTTGGAGGACGAGAGGGACAGCCTGCCAGAGTGGTGTCTGGAGGATGCGGACGAGGAGGCAGGCACCTTTGACTCATCAGGGGCCTTTCTCTCACTCAAG AAAGCATCTAAGGAGCCAAtcatggaggaggcagagctAGACTTCAAACCCTTGGAGGAGTGTGAAGAgggcctggaggaggaggaggaccttCTGCCAAAAGAGACCAAAGAAATGGAAACAGAGGCTGAACGAAAAG agTTACTTAGAGTTTCAGAGGAGGCTTCAGCTGTCACTGCACCTGTTGCTCCCCAAGTATCCGCAACTCAGGCTTCTTCCCAGTCCTTGTCCACAAGCCAGCCTAGCAGAACAGAAGAGTCTGAGAGGCCAGCTGAACGGCAACCCCCCCTGGAGCGCCCGCCAGAGCCCTGCAAAGTCCCACTTCACATCCCCATGTCAAACAGCATTCTCGAGTCTCTACCCATGACACTCATTTCTACCACACGCACAG AAGTATCTGCTCCATCGCCAACCGTTCAGCTACCGCAGCCAAAGCCCATGGAAGTTCCAGTGCAGATGAACAATCCTTTGCCCTTCCCTTCAAGTATATTGGCACCTATTGGCAGACCCACTGCTGTTCCACATGACACAGATGAAGACGAGGGATTGAAACACTTTGAGCAG GAGGCAGAGAAGATGGTAGCATACCTACAGGATGGTGTGGTGGATGATGACAGACTTGCAGTAAAGACTTCAGAGAAGCCCAAATCGGCATGCCTGCCACTTACCCACGAGGCTGCTCTCAAGTGGTTCTACAAAGACCCCCAAGGGGAAATACAgg GTCCGTTCAGTAACCAGGAGATGGCTGAATGGTTCCAGGCTGGTTACTTCACAATGTCTCTATTAGTGAAAAGAGGTTGTGATGAAGTATTTCAGGCGCTTGGAGAGATCATGAAGATATGGGGGAGAGTACCATTTACTCCAGGCCCTGCACCTCCTCCTCTACAG GGGGATGGTGATCAAGAAAGGCAGAAGAGGCAGCAAGAGCTCACTGCTCTCAATCTATACCAGTTACAGCAGCTCCAGTATCAATACCTCCTCAG GCAGCAGTATGCTCAGGCCCTGGCCCAGCAGAAAGCTGCAGCTCTTAACTCCGCTCCTCttcaacagcaacagcagcatcaACAGCAGATCAAcctgctactacagcaataccAGGCTCTCAAGATAAG gGCATCTGAGAGCCTTCTACCTCCTGTTACCCGGTCCTTGTCTGTACCGGACTCTGGTTCTGTGTGGGAAATGCAGAAACCGTCCTCTCAGGCCTCCTGCACACCAAACCTCCAACAGTCTGCCCAAAGTA CGTGGGATGGCAGCAGCGTGTGGGATTTACCTATAGACTCCATGGCACAGGCTCCAACCATCGAGCAGATGCAACAGTTAGAGAAGTCAAAGGCTTCAAAG TTGGAGCTGGAGAGACGTGAGGCAGAAATGAGAGCCaaaagggaggaagaggagaggaaaaggctGGAGGAGGCCCTGAGGGCTCGACAGGAGGAGGAACGCAAGCGCTTGGAAGAAGAGGAGCTGGCACGACAAAAACAG GAGGAGGCATTAAGACGTCAGCGAGAGCTTGAAGAGGCACAGCGcagacaaaaagaggaagaggaaagactGGCACAAGAAGAAGCTCTCTGCAGAttagaggaaaggaggagggaagaagaggaaagacaGAAACGGGAGGAGTTCCTTCACAAACAG GAGGAGGAGCGcaggaagcaggaggagcttGAAGCGTTGAGGAGGCGTGAGGAGGAGAAGCgagcggaggaggaggcggtagctgctgctgctgcagctgctcttGCTCAACaacaagaggaggagcagaagaggagagagcaggaggccCAAAGACAGCAGGAGCTGCAAAGACAGAGGCAGCAGCAACAAGAGGCCCTCAGGAgacttcaacaacaacagcagcagcagcagctcgcaCAAATGAAG CTTCCATCCTCCTCAAAGTGGGGCCAGCAGTCAGCCAACGCTATAAACCACAACCAGAACGCCCTGTCGCTGGCCGAGATCCAGAAActggaagaagagagagaacgaCAAGCGCAGGAGGAG CAGCGACGTCAGCAACAGGAGCTCCTGAagctacagcagcagcaggccttGCTACAGGCTCAGCAGCCCCAGTCCAAGCTGTCTGGTTGGGGCGGTGCGGCCAAACAGCCAGTTATTACCAAATCTTTGCTGGAGATTCAAAGGGAAGAAGCCCAGCTGATGAAGCAGAGAAaggatcatcagcagcagcagcagcagcagcagcagcagcaaccacaACAGCATACTATCGCCCCCCAACAGACCCGCTCTCAAACCAGAACT ACATCTCTGAGTAACTCAGTGTGGGGGTCTGTGAACCCCAGCACATGCACTAACTGGGGCTCAGACTCCAGCAGTATCTGGGGCGACACCCACAACTCCAACATGGGCTTCTGGGACGAGGCTGTAAAAGAGGCAGTCCAGCCACCTCCTCCACCCAAAAAAGGCAGcacacaaaagaacaacaaaggcAACGCCAACCTCAG TAATTCTGTGAGTGGGCGGGTCAATAAGAAggtagaagaggaggaaaagctGCTTAAGTTGTTTCAAGGGGTCAGTAAGAGTCAGCAGGATACCTTCATGCAATGGTGTGAGCAAACTCTGCACACCCTCAACACAGCCAACAATCTGGATG TTCCGACGTTTGCATCCTTCCTGAAAGAAGTGGATTCTCCATACGAGGTGCATGATTACGTCAGGGCCTATTTGGGGGACACTCCCGAGGCCAAGGACTTTGCCAAGCAGTTCCTGGAACGCCGTGCCAAACAGAACGCTAACCAACAGAAACCGGCACCACAGAACCAACAACAAGCCTtcaagcagcagcag GACTCAGTATGGGGTGGAACAGGATCTTCATCACTCTACCAGTCCAACCATACGAgtgggcagcagcagcagcgtttTGAGACCGTCACCtcagggaagaagaagaagaagcagaagatgGTCCGCGCAGATCCCAGCCTTTTAG GTTTCTCTGTGAATGCTTCATCTGAGAGATTGAATATGGGAGAGATTGAGACTTTAGAAGACGCATAA
- the gigyf2 gene encoding GRB10-interacting GYF protein 2 isoform X1: protein MAETQTLNFGPEWLRALSGGGGSSSGGGGGAGGGGGGSSSCAIASPPLSPALPKYKLADYRYGREEMLALYVKDNKIPIDLHDKEFLPILQEEPLPPLALVSFTEEEQRNFSMSVNSAAVLRLTGRGGGPIVGAPRGRSTSRGRGRGRGDGGFYQRSFDDVEGFGRGGREMHRSQSWEERGDRRFEKPGRKDPAEAAPGHFPINHIVRSNYEDVVTGLPRKHDFIRSESENWRSIRDAQNGEDDEGGWRLAGPRQDSERWCPQSPDVPRSAGWREIAEQRRRFPFDAREEERGYRRPRSGSGSLEDERDSLPEWCLEDADEEAGTFDSSGAFLSLKKASKEPIMEEAELDFKPLEECEEGLEEEEDLLPKETKEMETEAERKELLRVSEEASAVTAPVAPQVSATQASSQSLSTSQPSRTEESERPAERQPPLERPPEPCKVPLHIPMSNSILESLPMTLISTTRTEVSAPSPTVQLPQPKPMEVPVQMNNPLPFPSSILAPIGRPTAVPHDTDEDEGLKHFEQEAEKMVAYLQDGVVDDDRLAVKTSEKPKSACLPLTHEAALKWFYKDPQGEIQGPFSNQEMAEWFQAGYFTMSLLVKRGCDEVFQALGEIMKIWGRVPFTPGPAPPPLQGDGDQERQKRQQELTALNLYQLQQLQYQYLLRQQYAQALAQQKAAALNSAPLQQQQQHQQQINLLLQQYQALKIRASESLLPPVTRSLSVPDSGSVWEMQKPSSQASCTPNLQQSAQSTWDGSSVWDLPIDSMAQAPTIEQMQQLEKSKASKLELERREAEMRAKREEEERKRLEEALRARQEEERKRLEEEELARQKQEEALRRQRELEEAQRRQKEEEERLAQEEALCRLEERRREEEERQKREEFLHKQEEERRKQEELEALRRREEEKRAEEEAVAAAAAAALAQQQEEEQKRREQEAQRQQELQRQRQQQQEALRRLQQQQQQQQLAQMKLPSSSKWGQQSANAINHNQNALSLAEIQKLEEERERQAQEEQRRQQQELLKLQQQQALLQAQQPQSKLSGWGGAAKQPVITKSLLEIQREEAQLMKQRKDHQQQQQQQQQQQPQQHTIAPQQTRSQTRTTSLSNSVWGSVNPSTCTNWGSDSSSIWGDTHNSNMGFWDEAVKEAVQPPPPPKKGSTQKNNKGNANLSNSVSGRVNKKVEEEEKLLKLFQGVSKSQQDTFMQWCEQTLHTLNTANNLDVPTFASFLKEVDSPYEVHDYVRAYLGDTPEAKDFAKQFLERRAKQNANQQKPAPQNQQQAFKQQQDSVWGGTGSSSLYQSNHTSGQQQQRFETVTSGKKKKKQKMVRADPSLLGFSVNASSERLNMGEIETLEDA from the exons ATGGCCGAAACCCAAACTCTTAACTTTGGACCAGAATG GCTCCGTGCCCTGTCTGGAGGTGGCGGCAGcagtagtggtggtggtggtggtgctggtggtggtggtggtggaagcagcagctgcGCCATTGCCTCTCCACCCCTTTCACCTGCATTGCCAAAGTATAAACTTGCAGACTATCGCTACGGGAGAGAAGAAATGTTAGCACTTTATGTAAAGGATAACAAG ATCCCTATAGACCTACACGATAAGGAGTTCCTGCCAATATTGCAAGAGGAGCCCTTGCCACCTCTGGCACTCGTCTCTTTTACAGAGGAGGAACAG AGAAATTTTTCCATGTCTGTAAACAGTGCAGCTGTACTTCGGTTGACAGGGCGAGGAGGCGGTCCGATAGTAGGGGCACCAAGAGGCCGAAGTACTTCAAGGGGTCGAG gcagaggaagaggagatggagggTTTTACCAAAGAAGTTTTGATGACGTGGAAGGTTTTGGTcgtggagggagggagatgcATCGCTCCCAGAGCTGGGAAGAGAG GGGAGACAGACGGTTTGAAAAGCCAGGTCGAAAAGACCCAG CAGAAGCTGCTCCAGGACATTTTCCGATTAATCATA TCGTCCGAAGCAACTATGAGGATGTTGTGACAGGCCTGCCAAGGAAGCACGACTTCATACGTTCAGAGAGTGAAAACTGGCGTTCTATTCGCGACGCTCAAAATGGTGAGGATGATGAGGGGGGCTGGCGACTGGCGGGTCCTCGACAGGACAGTGAACGCTGGTGCCCCCAGAGCCCAG ACGTGCCTCGGTCAGCAGGGTGGCGGGAAATCGCAGAACAGCGTCGCCGTTTCCCATTTGATGCAAGAGAAGAGGAGCGGGGCTACAGGAGGCCACGGTCAGGCAGCGGCAGCTTGGAGGACGAGAGGGACAGCCTGCCAGAGTGGTGTCTGGAGGATGCGGACGAGGAGGCAGGCACCTTTGACTCATCAGGGGCCTTTCTCTCACTCAAG AAAGCATCTAAGGAGCCAAtcatggaggaggcagagctAGACTTCAAACCCTTGGAGGAGTGTGAAGAgggcctggaggaggaggaggaccttCTGCCAAAAGAGACCAAAGAAATGGAAACAGAGGCTGAACGAAAAG agTTACTTAGAGTTTCAGAGGAGGCTTCAGCTGTCACTGCACCTGTTGCTCCCCAAGTATCCGCAACTCAGGCTTCTTCCCAGTCCTTGTCCACAAGCCAGCCTAGCAGAACAGAAGAGTCTGAGAGGCCAGCTGAACGGCAACCCCCCCTGGAGCGCCCGCCAGAGCCCTGCAAAGTCCCACTTCACATCCCCATGTCAAACAGCATTCTCGAGTCTCTACCCATGACACTCATTTCTACCACACGCACAG AAGTATCTGCTCCATCGCCAACCGTTCAGCTACCGCAGCCAAAGCCCATGGAAGTTCCAGTGCAGATGAACAATCCTTTGCCCTTCCCTTCAAGTATATTGGCACCTATTGGCAGACCCACTGCTGTTCCACATGACACAGATGAAGACGAGGGATTGAAACACTTTGAGCAG GAGGCAGAGAAGATGGTAGCATACCTACAGGATGGTGTGGTGGATGATGACAGACTTGCAGTAAAGACTTCAGAGAAGCCCAAATCGGCATGCCTGCCACTTACCCACGAGGCTGCTCTCAAGTGGTTCTACAAAGACCCCCAAGGGGAAATACAgg GTCCGTTCAGTAACCAGGAGATGGCTGAATGGTTCCAGGCTGGTTACTTCACAATGTCTCTATTAGTGAAAAGAGGTTGTGATGAAGTATTTCAGGCGCTTGGAGAGATCATGAAGATATGGGGGAGAGTACCATTTACTCCAGGCCCTGCACCTCCTCCTCTACAG GGGGATGGTGATCAAGAAAGGCAGAAGAGGCAGCAAGAGCTCACTGCTCTCAATCTATACCAGTTACAGCAGCTCCAGTATCAATACCTCCTCAG GCAGCAGTATGCTCAGGCCCTGGCCCAGCAGAAAGCTGCAGCTCTTAACTCCGCTCCTCttcaacagcaacagcagcatcaACAGCAGATCAAcctgctactacagcaataccAGGCTCTCAAGATAAG gGCATCTGAGAGCCTTCTACCTCCTGTTACCCGGTCCTTGTCTGTACCGGACTCTGGTTCTGTGTGGGAAATGCAGAAACCGTCCTCTCAGGCCTCCTGCACACCAAACCTCCAACAGTCTGCCCAAAGTA CGTGGGATGGCAGCAGCGTGTGGGATTTACCTATAGACTCCATGGCACAGGCTCCAACCATCGAGCAGATGCAACAGTTAGAGAAGTCAAAGGCTTCAAAG TTGGAGCTGGAGAGACGTGAGGCAGAAATGAGAGCCaaaagggaggaagaggagaggaaaaggctGGAGGAGGCCCTGAGGGCTCGACAGGAGGAGGAACGCAAGCGCTTGGAAGAAGAGGAGCTGGCACGACAAAAACAG GAGGAGGCATTAAGACGTCAGCGAGAGCTTGAAGAGGCACAGCGcagacaaaaagaggaagaggaaagactGGCACAAGAAGAAGCTCTCTGCAGAttagaggaaaggaggagggaagaagaggaaagacaGAAACGGGAGGAGTTCCTTCACAAACAG GAGGAGGAGCGcaggaagcaggaggagcttGAAGCGTTGAGGAGGCGTGAGGAGGAGAAGCgagcggaggaggaggcggtagctgctgctgctgcagctgctcttGCTCAACaacaagaggaggagcagaagaggagagagcaggaggccCAAAGACAGCAGGAGCTGCAAAGACAGAGGCAGCAGCAACAAGAGGCCCTCAGGAgacttcaacaacaacagcagcagcagcagctcgcaCAAATGAAG CTTCCATCCTCCTCAAAGTGGGGCCAGCAGTCAGCCAACGCTATAAACCACAACCAGAACGCCCTGTCGCTGGCCGAGATCCAGAAActggaagaagagagagaacgaCAAGCGCAGGAGGAG CAGCGACGTCAGCAACAGGAGCTCCTGAagctacagcagcagcaggccttGCTACAGGCTCAGCAGCCCCAGTCCAAGCTGTCTGGTTGGGGCGGTGCGGCCAAACAGCCAGTTATTACCAAATCTTTGCTGGAGATTCAAAGGGAAGAAGCCCAGCTGATGAAGCAGAGAAaggatcatcagcagcagcagcagcagcagcagcagcagcaaccacaACAGCATACTATCGCCCCCCAACAGACCCGCTCTCAAACCAGAACT ACATCTCTGAGTAACTCAGTGTGGGGGTCTGTGAACCCCAGCACATGCACTAACTGGGGCTCAGACTCCAGCAGTATCTGGGGCGACACCCACAACTCCAACATGGGCTTCTGGGACGAGGCTGTAAAAGAGGCAGTCCAGCCACCTCCTCCACCCAAAAAAGGCAGcacacaaaagaacaacaaaggcAACGCCAACCTCAG TAATTCTGTGAGTGGGCGGGTCAATAAGAAggtagaagaggaggaaaagctGCTTAAGTTGTTTCAAGGGGTCAGTAAGAGTCAGCAGGATACCTTCATGCAATGGTGTGAGCAAACTCTGCACACCCTCAACACAGCCAACAATCTGGATG TTCCGACGTTTGCATCCTTCCTGAAAGAAGTGGATTCTCCATACGAGGTGCATGATTACGTCAGGGCCTATTTGGGGGACACTCCCGAGGCCAAGGACTTTGCCAAGCAGTTCCTGGAACGCCGTGCCAAACAGAACGCTAACCAACAGAAACCGGCACCACAGAACCAACAACAAGCCTtcaagcagcagcag GACTCAGTATGGGGTGGAACAGGATCTTCATCACTCTACCAGTCCAACCATACGAgtgggcagcagcagcagcgtttTGAGACCGTCACCtcagggaagaagaagaagaagcagaagatgGTCCGCGCAGATCCCAGCCTTTTAG GTTTCTCTGTGAATGCTTCATCTGAGAGATTGAATATGGGAGAGATTGAGACTTTAGAAGACGCATAA